One window from the genome of Acuticoccus sp. I52.16.1 encodes:
- a CDS encoding RNA-binding protein, protein MVTRRVGAPETMIRFVLSPDDGVVPDIRRKLPGRGVWVDGTAASIAAAVKKRAFARGFKAQVVVSETLPEQVEALLRQAALQRLAFAHKAGLVTRGFEKVKAALATGQVCGLICAADGAPDGRRKVEALAKNAFDLHNKMTVVDVFDSAELERTLGRERVVHAALAIGRLSELFILDAARLRVYLFGGTHDETHPDQPDELRFAGPIAI, encoded by the coding sequence GTGGTGACGCGCCGCGTCGGCGCGCCCGAGACGATGATTCGTTTCGTGCTGTCGCCGGACGACGGCGTCGTGCCGGACATCCGCCGCAAGCTCCCCGGTCGGGGCGTGTGGGTGGACGGGACGGCGGCGAGCATCGCGGCTGCGGTGAAAAAGCGCGCCTTCGCCCGTGGATTCAAGGCTCAGGTCGTCGTATCTGAGACCTTGCCGGAGCAGGTCGAAGCCCTGTTGCGGCAGGCGGCGCTGCAGCGTTTGGCGTTCGCCCACAAGGCCGGTCTGGTGACCCGAGGCTTCGAAAAGGTGAAGGCCGCCCTGGCGACAGGACAGGTATGCGGCCTGATCTGCGCGGCGGATGGGGCTCCGGACGGGCGACGTAAGGTCGAGGCGCTTGCCAAAAACGCCTTCGATCTCCATAACAAGATGACAGTGGTCGACGTGTTCGATTCAGCCGAGCTGGAACGCACTCTGGGTCGTGAGCGTGTGGTTCATGCCGCACTGGCGATTGGTCGACTAAGCGAACTCTTTATCCTGGATGCGGCGCGCTTGCGCGTGTACCTGTTTGGCGGCACGCACGACGAGACGCATCCTGATCAACCCGACGAACTTCGGTTCGCAGGACCTATTGCTATATGA
- the nusA gene encoding transcription termination factor NusA, protein MAVSANKLELLQIADAVAREKQIDRAIVIEAMEDAIQKAARARYGQETEIRAEINPKSGETRLQRLLLVVDEVENPATQISLADALAKNPDAHVGDFIADPLPPIEFGRVATQSAKQVIVQKVREAERDRQYDEYKDRVGDIINGIVKRAEYGNVIVDLGRGEAICRRDQLIPREVFRPGDRIRAYVMDVRREPRGPQIFLSRTHPQFTAMLFRQEVPEIYDGVIEVKSVARDPGSRAKIAVISNDSSIDPVGACVGMRGSRVQAVVQEQQGEKIDIIPWSPDAATFIVNALQPAEVAKVVLDEDTERIEVVVPDEQLSLAIGRRGQNVRLASQLTGWDIDILTEAEESERRQKEFQERTQLFVDGLNVDEVVGQLLASEGFTSMEEVAYVEVDEIASIEGFDEETAEEIQARARENLEEMERQADETRRELGVDDDLREVPGITTAMMVALGNDDVKNLEDFAGSVPDDLVGWVEKRGSETVRHTGPLSEFGISRGDAEQMIMTARVLAGWITEEDLAGESEPEEEDLAEGEEPLENAN, encoded by the coding sequence ATGGCAGTCAGCGCGAACAAGCTGGAGTTGTTGCAGATCGCCGATGCGGTGGCGCGGGAGAAGCAGATCGACCGAGCCATCGTCATCGAGGCGATGGAAGACGCGATCCAGAAGGCCGCCCGCGCCCGCTACGGTCAGGAGACCGAGATCCGCGCCGAGATCAATCCGAAGTCCGGCGAAACGCGCCTGCAGCGCCTGCTCCTGGTGGTGGACGAGGTGGAGAACCCCGCCACGCAGATCTCGCTCGCCGATGCGCTGGCCAAGAATCCCGACGCGCACGTGGGCGACTTCATCGCCGACCCGCTGCCGCCGATCGAGTTCGGCCGCGTCGCCACGCAGTCGGCCAAGCAGGTGATCGTGCAGAAGGTGCGCGAGGCCGAGCGTGACCGCCAATACGACGAGTACAAGGACCGCGTCGGCGACATCATCAACGGCATCGTCAAGCGCGCCGAGTACGGCAACGTCATCGTCGACCTGGGCCGCGGCGAGGCGATCTGCCGGCGCGACCAGCTCATCCCGCGCGAGGTCTTCCGCCCCGGCGACCGTATCCGCGCCTACGTCATGGACGTGCGCCGCGAGCCGCGCGGGCCGCAGATCTTCCTCAGCCGCACGCACCCGCAGTTCACCGCGATGCTGTTCCGCCAGGAGGTCCCGGAGATCTACGACGGCGTCATCGAGGTCAAATCGGTCGCCCGCGATCCGGGCTCGCGCGCCAAGATCGCCGTCATCTCCAACGATTCGTCGATCGACCCGGTGGGCGCCTGCGTCGGTATGCGCGGCTCTCGCGTGCAGGCCGTCGTGCAGGAGCAGCAGGGCGAGAAGATCGACATCATCCCCTGGTCGCCGGATGCGGCCACCTTCATCGTCAACGCGTTGCAGCCGGCCGAGGTCGCCAAGGTCGTCCTCGACGAAGACACCGAGCGCATCGAGGTCGTCGTGCCGGACGAGCAGCTCTCGCTCGCCATCGGCCGCCGCGGCCAGAACGTGCGCCTCGCCTCGCAGCTCACCGGCTGGGATATCGACATCCTGACAGAGGCCGAGGAGTCCGAGCGCCGTCAGAAGGAATTCCAGGAGCGCACGCAGCTCTTCGTCGACGGTCTCAACGTCGACGAAGTGGTCGGCCAGCTGCTGGCGTCCGAGGGCTTCACCTCCATGGAGGAGGTCGCCTACGTCGAGGTGGACGAGATCGCCTCCATCGAAGGCTTCGACGAGGAGACCGCCGAGGAGATCCAGGCCCGCGCCCGCGAGAACCTCGAGGAGATGGAGCGGCAGGCCGACGAGACCCGGCGCGAGCTGGGCGTCGACGACGATCTGCGCGAGGTCCCCGGCATCACCACCGCGATGATGGTGGCGCTCGGCAACGACGATGTGAAGAATTTGGAAGATTTCGCCGGTTCGGTCCCGGACGATCTCGTCGGCTGGGTCGAGAAGCGCGGCTCGGAGACGGTGCGTCACACCGGCCCGCTCTCCGAATTCGGCATCTCGCGCGGTGACGCGGAGCAGATGATCATGACGGCGCGCGTTCTCGCCGGCTGGATCACCGAGGAAGACCTCGCCGGTGAGTCCGAGCCGGAGGAAGAGGACCTCGCCGAGGGCGAAGAGCCGCTGGAGAACGCAAACTGA
- the rimP gene encoding ribosome maturation factor RimP, with product MDDDRIITETGLEARIARVVMPSLEGLGYRLVRIRVTAQNGCTLQIMAERPDGTLTVEDCEAISHAVSPALDVDDPISKAYHLEISSPGIDRPLVRREDFERWSGHEAKLETAIPIDGRRRWRGVILGLEGDAVHVRMAEIGGEKVHVPLGELSDARLVLTDALVEQSLKAGKKAAMN from the coding sequence TTGGACGACGACCGGATCATCACCGAAACCGGGCTCGAGGCGCGAATCGCGCGGGTCGTGATGCCGAGCCTGGAAGGGTTGGGCTACCGCCTCGTGCGCATCCGCGTCACGGCGCAGAACGGCTGTACGCTGCAGATCATGGCCGAGCGCCCGGACGGCACGCTCACCGTCGAGGATTGCGAGGCGATCAGCCACGCGGTGTCGCCGGCGCTCGATGTCGACGATCCGATCTCGAAGGCGTATCATCTGGAAATCTCGTCCCCCGGAATCGATCGTCCGTTGGTCCGCCGGGAGGATTTCGAGCGCTGGTCGGGTCACGAAGCCAAGCTGGAGACGGCGATTCCGATCGACGGCCGCCGCCGGTGGCGCGGCGTGATTCTCGGCCTCGAAGGTGACGCCGTGCATGTGCGCATGGCCGAGATCGGGGGCGAAAAGGTCCATGTGCCGCTGGGCGAACTCTCCGACGCGCGTCTGGTCCTGACCGACGCGCTGGTCGAGCAGTCGCTCAAAGCCGGCAAGAAGGCGGCGATGAACTAG
- a CDS encoding RNA pyrophosphohydrolase, protein MSLLAASPRKGYRLCVGIALFAADGQIFLGKRASRGVVPSYSWQMPQGGIDPGEAPLEAAHRELYEETSVRSVELIGEVDGWLHYDLPKDVASWRGRYKGQAQRWFAFRFLGQEGEINVTEPPDGHSVEFSRWKWESLAAVPSLVVPFKRDVYEHVVEAFAPLSGPQDLHPAQRRAI, encoded by the coding sequence ATGAGCCTTCTGGCCGCATCGCCCCGCAAGGGCTACCGCCTGTGCGTCGGCATCGCCTTGTTCGCGGCCGACGGGCAGATCTTCCTCGGCAAGCGCGCCTCGCGCGGTGTCGTCCCCAGCTATTCCTGGCAGATGCCGCAAGGCGGGATCGACCCCGGCGAAGCCCCGCTCGAGGCCGCCCACCGCGAGCTCTACGAGGAGACCAGCGTGCGCTCGGTCGAGCTGATCGGCGAGGTCGACGGCTGGCTCCACTACGACCTTCCCAAGGACGTCGCCTCCTGGCGCGGCCGCTACAAGGGTCAGGCGCAGCGCTGGTTCGCCTTCCGCTTCCTGGGGCAAGAGGGCGAAATCAACGTCACCGAACCGCCGGACGGGCACAGCGTGGAGTTTTCGCGCTGGAAGTGGGAGTCGCTGGCGGCGGTGCCGTCGCTGGTGGTGCCGTTCAAGCGCGACGTCTACGAGCATGTGGTCGAGGCGTTCGCGCCGCTGAGCGGACCGCAGGACTTGCACCCCGCGCAGCGCCGGGCTATCTAA
- a CDS encoding glutathione peroxidase, whose protein sequence is MRGPIAAAPATVFKVAAIAAAASAFGIAMAARTVTAQTSQISTTQIDWHALTLNDIHGRPLAADRFAGRVVLLVNTASRCAFTPQYEGLEALNDMYGARGLTVLGVPSNDFAGQEPGSNSEIAGFCSARYDVSFPMLEKAVVTGRGAHPLYAWARRSAGRQAVPAWNFHKIVIGRDGRVIATFPSYMSPRSPQVMDAVERALSAPGPR, encoded by the coding sequence ATGAGGGGTCCGATCGCCGCAGCGCCGGCAACCGTATTCAAGGTGGCCGCCATCGCCGCGGCGGCGTCCGCCTTCGGGATCGCCATGGCTGCCCGGACCGTCACCGCGCAGACCAGCCAGATCTCCACCACCCAGATCGACTGGCACGCCCTGACGCTGAACGACATCCACGGCCGGCCGCTCGCCGCCGATCGCTTCGCCGGCCGCGTCGTGCTGCTGGTCAACACCGCCTCGCGCTGCGCCTTCACGCCGCAATACGAGGGGCTGGAGGCGCTGAACGACATGTACGGCGCGCGCGGCCTCACCGTCCTCGGCGTCCCGTCGAACGACTTCGCCGGCCAGGAGCCGGGCAGCAACAGTGAGATCGCCGGCTTCTGCTCGGCCCGCTACGACGTGTCGTTCCCGATGCTGGAGAAGGCCGTCGTCACCGGGCGCGGGGCGCATCCGCTCTACGCCTGGGCGCGCCGCAGCGCCGGGCGGCAGGCGGTGCCGGCGTGGAACTTCCACAAGATCGTGATCGGGCGGGACGGGCGCGTCATCGCCACCTTCCCGTCCTACATGTCGCCGCGATCGCCACAGGTGATGGACGCGGTCGAGCGCGCGCTCTCGGCGCCGGGGCCGCGATGA
- a CDS encoding SDR family oxidoreductase, whose translation MKDRLRPHREPPRCALVTGATGGIGEAFVREMPLATDLVLTGRDAARLAEYEAEFGTRVRTVVADLATPDGIDAVARAAEEAGCDLLVNNAGVGAVGNFLDVDWARHQATIRVDVEAVLALTHRLLPGMIGRAQESGTRAGLINVASSTAFVPVPTFATYAAAKAMILSFTEALVAELDGRPVDVLAACPGAVRTGFGTRAGYTGTAIPGAMSPEKVARQSLAALGRQSTVMIGPVSAAALAPVALARSMVGQAFMRAGRVMDRVQNRD comes from the coding sequence TTGAAAGACAGACTGCGGCCGCATCGCGAGCCGCCCCGATGCGCCCTCGTCACCGGTGCCACCGGCGGCATCGGCGAGGCCTTCGTGCGCGAGATGCCGCTCGCCACCGACCTCGTCCTCACCGGCCGCGACGCCGCCAGGCTCGCCGAATACGAGGCCGAGTTCGGGACGCGCGTGCGCACCGTCGTCGCCGATCTCGCCACGCCCGACGGGATCGACGCCGTCGCCCGGGCGGCGGAGGAGGCGGGGTGCGACCTCCTCGTCAACAACGCCGGGGTCGGGGCGGTCGGCAACTTCCTGGACGTCGACTGGGCGCGCCACCAGGCGACCATACGGGTCGACGTCGAGGCGGTTCTGGCGCTGACCCACCGCCTGCTGCCCGGCATGATCGGGCGTGCGCAGGAGAGTGGGACCCGTGCCGGGCTCATCAACGTCGCCTCGTCGACCGCGTTCGTCCCCGTGCCGACCTTCGCGACCTACGCCGCGGCCAAGGCGATGATCCTCTCCTTCACCGAGGCGCTCGTCGCCGAGCTGGACGGCCGGCCGGTCGACGTGCTCGCCGCATGTCCGGGGGCGGTGCGCACCGGGTTCGGCACCCGCGCGGGCTATACCGGAACCGCGATCCCCGGTGCGATGAGCCCGGAGAAGGTGGCGCGCCAGTCCCTCGCCGCGCTCGGCCGCCAGTCCACGGTGATGATCGGCCCGGTCTCCGCCGCGGCGCTCGCCCCGGTGGCGCTGGCCCGCTCCATGGTGGGCCAGGCCTTCATGCGTGCCGGCCGCGTCATGGACCGCGTCCAGAACCGGGACTGA
- the gltA gene encoding citrate synthase, with protein sequence MTTEQAAQFAVGSETVDYEVMNGTEGPSVVNIASFYKDTGMFTYDPGFTSTASCESKITYIDGDKGVLLYRGYPIEQLAEHGDFLETCYLLLYGELPTMAEKQEFVNRVTYHTMIHDQMNRFYSGFRRDAHPMAIMVGCVGALSAFYHDSTDITDPQQRMIASVRMIAKMPTIAAWAYKYSVGQPFVYPRNDLDYSSNFLRMCFSVPAEDYKVNPVLARAMDRIFILHADHEQNASTSTVRLAGSSGANPFACIAAGIACLWGPAHGGANEAALNMLEQIGTADKIPEYIDRAKDKNDPFRLMGFGHRVYKNYDPRARIMQKTCHEVLSELGIKDDPLLEVAMELEKIALNDEYFVEKKLYPNIDFYSGITLRALGFPTTMFTVLFALARTVGWIAQWKEMVEDPSQRIGRPRQLYTGAPKRDYLPIAQR encoded by the coding sequence ATGACCACAGAACAAGCAGCCCAATTCGCCGTCGGCTCGGAAACGGTGGACTACGAGGTGATGAACGGGACCGAGGGCCCGTCCGTCGTCAACATTGCGTCCTTCTACAAGGACACCGGGATGTTCACTTACGACCCCGGTTTCACCTCCACCGCCTCCTGCGAATCGAAGATCACGTATATCGACGGCGACAAGGGCGTTCTTCTCTACCGCGGCTATCCGATCGAGCAGTTGGCCGAACACGGCGACTTCTTAGAGACCTGCTACCTGCTTCTCTACGGCGAATTGCCGACGATGGCGGAGAAACAGGAATTCGTGAACCGTGTGACCTATCACACGATGATCCACGATCAGATGAACCGCTTCTACTCCGGCTTCCGCCGGGACGCGCACCCCATGGCCATCATGGTCGGCTGTGTCGGCGCGTTGTCGGCCTTCTACCACGACTCGACCGACATCACCGACCCGCAGCAGCGCATGATCGCCTCCGTGCGGATGATCGCCAAGATGCCGACGATCGCGGCCTGGGCGTACAAGTACTCGGTGGGGCAACCCTTCGTGTACCCGCGCAACGACCTCGACTATTCGTCGAACTTCCTGCGCATGTGCTTCTCGGTTCCGGCCGAGGACTATAAGGTGAACCCGGTTCTGGCCCGCGCCATGGATCGGATCTTCATCCTCCACGCCGACCATGAGCAGAACGCCTCGACGTCGACCGTCCGGCTCGCAGGCTCGTCGGGCGCCAACCCGTTCGCCTGCATCGCGGCCGGCATCGCCTGCCTCTGGGGCCCCGCTCACGGCGGCGCCAACGAGGCCGCGCTCAACATGCTCGAGCAGATCGGCACCGCCGACAAGATCCCCGAGTATATCGACCGCGCGAAGGACAAGAACGATCCGTTCCGCCTGATGGGCTTCGGTCACCGGGTCTACAAGAACTACGACCCGCGCGCCCGGATCATGCAGAAAACCTGCCACGAGGTTCTCTCCGAACTGGGCATCAAGGACGATCCGCTCCTCGAGGTCGCGATGGAGCTCGAAAAGATCGCCCTGAACGACGAGTACTTCGTCGAGAAGAAGCTGTACCCGAACATCGACTTCTACTCGGGCATCACGCTGCGCGCGCTCGGCTTCCCGACCACCATGTTCACCGTCCTCTTCGCGCTCGCCCGCACCGTCGGCTGGATCGCGCAGTGGAAGGAGATGGTGGAGGATCCCTCGCAGCGCATCGGCCGCCCGCGTCAGCTCTACACCGGCGCCCCGAAGCGCGATTACCTGCCGATCGCCCAGCGCTGA
- a CDS encoding MFS transporter: MAKSFYVRNAWWLFTGAVFMFGSSFGQTYFIALFAGAIRAEFGLSNGQWGGIYTVATLASATCLIHFGRLADTMTVTRLAAGVLVLYALSATTMALAPNIVVLCLAVFGLRFCGQGMMTHISMTAMARWFRANRAKAIAVAVLGFPISEALWPPLGVVVLDVMGWRETWLVIAGLILAVFLPALTLMTRKGRTPQGEGDNTEAPGMLGRQWTRGEVLRHWTFWTILPGLLAPPFIGTCVFFHQVHIATVRGYDLSVMALGFAMYAGISVASSLACGPIVDRIGPARVLPVLLLPLAVAIAILAIPAGVEIWFLTLAGIGISHGLVITLIGAIWPTLYGTRWIGSIKALATSGAVMSTAAGPGLTGAIIDMGVPFPEQALFLSAYCLAMTALFTAVAPKINAMLVAPRSAVPA; this comes from the coding sequence ATGGCAAAGAGCTTCTACGTCCGCAATGCCTGGTGGCTCTTCACCGGCGCGGTCTTCATGTTCGGTTCCTCGTTCGGGCAGACCTATTTCATCGCCCTGTTCGCCGGCGCCATTCGCGCCGAGTTCGGCCTGTCGAACGGCCAGTGGGGCGGCATCTACACCGTCGCGACGCTCGCCTCCGCCACCTGCCTCATCCACTTCGGCCGCCTCGCCGACACGATGACCGTGACACGCCTGGCCGCCGGCGTCCTCGTCCTCTACGCGCTCTCGGCGACGACGATGGCGCTGGCGCCCAACATCGTCGTGCTGTGCCTGGCGGTGTTCGGCCTCCGGTTCTGCGGCCAGGGGATGATGACGCACATCTCGATGACGGCGATGGCGCGCTGGTTTCGCGCCAACCGTGCCAAGGCGATCGCGGTGGCGGTCCTGGGCTTTCCCATCAGCGAGGCGCTGTGGCCGCCGCTCGGCGTCGTGGTGCTCGACGTGATGGGCTGGCGCGAGACGTGGCTCGTCATCGCCGGGCTGATCCTGGCGGTTTTCCTGCCGGCCCTGACGCTGATGACCCGCAAGGGCCGCACCCCGCAGGGCGAGGGCGACAATACCGAGGCGCCCGGCATGCTGGGCCGCCAGTGGACCCGCGGCGAGGTGCTGCGGCACTGGACGTTCTGGACGATCCTGCCCGGGCTTCTGGCGCCGCCGTTCATCGGCACCTGCGTCTTCTTCCATCAGGTCCACATCGCCACCGTGCGCGGCTACGACCTCTCGGTGATGGCGTTGGGATTTGCGATGTATGCCGGGATCTCGGTGGCGAGCTCGCTGGCGTGCGGGCCGATCGTCGACCGAATCGGCCCGGCGCGGGTGCTTCCCGTGCTCCTGCTGCCGCTGGCGGTGGCGATCGCGATTCTCGCCATCCCGGCCGGCGTGGAGATCTGGTTCCTGACCCTCGCCGGCATCGGCATCAGCCACGGCCTCGTCATCACGCTCATCGGCGCGATCTGGCCGACGCTCTACGGCACGCGTTGGATCGGCTCGATCAAGGCGCTGGCGACGTCGGGTGCGGTGATGTCGACCGCGGCGGGTCCGGGGCTGACGGGGGCGATCATCGACATGGGCGTGCCGTTCCCCGAGCAGGCGCTCTTTCTGTCCGCCTACTGCCTTGCGATGACGGCGCTTTTCACCGCCGTCGCGCCCAAGATCAACGCCATGCTGGTCGCGCCCCGATCCGCGGTCCCGGCCTGA
- the gltX gene encoding glutamate--tRNA ligase — translation MTSQSKVVTRFAPSPTGFLHIGGARTALFNWLFARAHGGEMRLRIEDTDRARSTTEAIDAILDGLSWLGLDGDGEVVYQSTRAERHAEVAKTLLDKGMAYRCYTSAEELVAMREKAAAEGRPPKYDGTWRDKDPAEAPPGVDPVIRLKAPSTGETVIPDLVQGEVTFANENLDDLVILRSDGSPTYMLAVVVDDHDMGVTHIIRGDDHLTNAARQALIYEAMEWDVPQMAHIPLIHGPDGAKLSKRHGALGVDAYRAMGYLPEALRNYLVRLGWAHGDEEFFSTREMVEKFGLEAVGRSPARFDFVKLENMNGHYMREATPDRIMAALEPVIAAQDDAAAIGAALDAGARAKLEKLAPSLAERAKTLVELLDNARFIWAARPLTMDEKAEKLLAGEARGHLAALYERLRFVDPWVADGIEAEVRRYADEAGVKLGKVAQPLRAALVGAATSPGIFDVLVALGRAESLGRIQDQAAAAGD, via the coding sequence ATGACGTCTCAATCCAAGGTGGTGACGCGGTTCGCGCCCTCGCCGACCGGCTTCCTTCACATCGGCGGCGCCCGCACCGCTCTGTTCAACTGGCTGTTCGCGCGCGCCCACGGCGGCGAAATGCGCCTGAGGATCGAGGATACCGACCGCGCCCGCTCCACGACCGAGGCGATCGACGCGATCCTCGACGGGCTCTCCTGGCTGGGGCTGGACGGGGACGGCGAGGTCGTCTATCAGTCCACCCGCGCCGAACGGCACGCGGAGGTTGCGAAAACCCTGCTCGACAAGGGCATGGCCTATCGCTGCTACACCTCGGCCGAAGAGCTCGTCGCCATGCGCGAGAAGGCTGCCGCCGAAGGTCGCCCGCCGAAATATGACGGCACCTGGCGCGACAAGGACCCCGCCGAGGCGCCTCCCGGCGTCGATCCCGTGATCCGTCTCAAGGCCCCGTCGACGGGGGAGACGGTGATCCCCGACCTCGTCCAGGGGGAGGTGACGTTCGCCAACGAGAACCTCGACGATCTGGTCATCCTGCGCTCGGACGGGTCGCCGACCTACATGCTCGCCGTCGTGGTCGACGACCACGACATGGGCGTTACCCACATCATTCGCGGCGACGACCATCTGACCAACGCCGCCCGCCAGGCGCTGATCTACGAGGCGATGGAATGGGACGTGCCGCAGATGGCGCACATCCCGCTGATCCACGGTCCGGACGGTGCCAAGCTGTCCAAACGGCACGGGGCACTGGGCGTCGACGCCTACCGCGCGATGGGGTACCTGCCCGAGGCGCTGCGCAACTATCTGGTGCGCCTCGGCTGGGCGCACGGCGACGAGGAGTTCTTCTCCACGCGCGAGATGGTCGAGAAGTTCGGGCTGGAGGCCGTCGGCCGTTCGCCGGCGCGGTTCGACTTCGTGAAGCTGGAGAACATGAACGGCCACTACATGCGCGAGGCGACGCCCGACCGCATCATGGCCGCGCTGGAGCCGGTGATCGCCGCGCAGGACGACGCCGCGGCGATCGGCGCCGCGCTGGACGCGGGCGCACGCGCCAAGCTCGAGAAGCTGGCCCCCTCGCTCGCCGAGCGTGCCAAGACGCTGGTGGAACTACTCGACAATGCCCGCTTCATCTGGGCCGCCCGTCCGCTGACGATGGACGAAAAGGCCGAGAAACTCCTCGCCGGCGAGGCGCGCGGGCACCTTGCGGCGCTCTACGAGCGGCTGCGCTTCGTCGACCCCTGGGTGGCGGACGGGATCGAGGCCGAAGTGCGCCGCTACGCCGACGAGGCCGGCGTCAAGCTGGGCAAGGTCGCCCAGCCGCTGCGCGCAGCGCTGGTCGGCGCGGCGACGTCGCCGGGTATCTTCGACGTGCTTGTCGCTTTGGGGCGGGCCGAATCGCTGGGTCGCATCCAGGATCAGGCCGCGGCGGCCGGCGACTGA
- a CDS encoding ComEC/Rec2 family competence protein: MTLVLPRARPRLDLGARLAGWVAHDAAFGRFQLWLPVLAVVGIFLGVELPFAVAPWWSGGAAALVLGARVAAGRSTRLARAGPVLLALAAVLVGILAVGLQEHMSGTPVVERAGTVDLTGRVVAAEARGAGRASIVVAVTGGSFRGAVPRRVRLSVRGDGPFPVGARIAAKARLFPLQGPVYPGGYDSSRRLFFDGIGASGFTYGPPAVTAPPAPGLAATIDRVRTAVAENITSSLGETRGAAFATALLVGHRGDMAPEDVEALRVSGLGHLLAISGLHMALVAGSIFAAVRFALALSPRLALGAPIRKWAAIAGLLAATFYLALSGGSVATLRAYVMLIVGLVAILVDRPALTMRTIAVAAVVVIALDPVCVTEPSFQMSFLAVVALVGAYEWWSFRRLRFGVGWSRPVTAFVLGLAMTSLIAGLATAPAAAYHFHRLAPYGLPANLTAMPIFTLLVMPSGVIALALMPLGLEDAPLAVMRWGLDLILVISHAAADATGDSGLTGRIPAASAILAALGLLWLAIFTAPWRVAGALFVAAGLAIAPTAPRFDVMVAEDGETIAARGPDGRLGLLGDSDGFVASLWLKGDADPRADGAVPAACDPLGCTIPLGGERLARPSSARALADDCALAAAVVAPMRVRLDRCAAGLVIDRRDLKRHGAAVAWRHGAQWQIRTARPFGPTRRWQVPPDVAHD, encoded by the coding sequence GTGACGCTGGTCCTCCCACGCGCCCGCCCGCGGCTCGACCTCGGTGCGCGGCTCGCCGGCTGGGTGGCGCACGACGCGGCCTTCGGCCGGTTCCAGCTCTGGCTGCCGGTGCTGGCCGTCGTGGGGATCTTCCTCGGCGTCGAGCTGCCGTTCGCCGTGGCGCCCTGGTGGAGCGGCGGCGCGGCGGCGCTCGTCCTCGGCGCGCGGGTCGCGGCCGGCCGCTCGACCCGCCTTGCCCGCGCGGGCCCGGTGCTCCTGGCGCTGGCGGCGGTGCTCGTCGGGATCCTCGCCGTCGGCCTCCAGGAACACATGAGCGGCACCCCGGTGGTCGAGCGGGCGGGAACGGTGGACCTCACCGGACGCGTCGTCGCGGCGGAGGCGCGCGGGGCGGGCCGCGCCAGCATCGTCGTCGCGGTGACCGGCGGCAGCTTCCGCGGCGCCGTACCGCGCCGGGTGCGCCTCTCGGTCCGCGGCGACGGTCCCTTCCCGGTCGGCGCGCGCATCGCCGCCAAGGCGCGGCTCTTCCCGCTCCAGGGCCCGGTCTATCCCGGTGGCTACGATTCCAGCCGCCGCCTCTTCTTCGACGGAATCGGCGCCAGCGGCTTCACCTACGGCCCGCCGGCCGTCACGGCGCCGCCGGCGCCCGGCCTCGCGGCGACGATCGACCGGGTGCGCACCGCCGTCGCCGAAAACATCACCTCCAGCCTCGGCGAGACGCGCGGCGCGGCGTTCGCCACGGCCCTCCTCGTCGGTCACCGGGGCGACATGGCGCCCGAGGACGTCGAGGCGCTGCGCGTCTCCGGCCTCGGCCATCTATTGGCGATCTCCGGCCTGCACATGGCGCTCGTCGCCGGCTCCATCTTCGCCGCGGTGCGGTTCGCGCTCGCCCTGTCGCCGCGCCTGGCGCTGGGGGCGCCGATCCGCAAGTGGGCCGCGATCGCCGGTCTCCTCGCGGCCACCTTCTACCTCGCCCTCTCCGGCGGCTCGGTCGCCACGTTGCGGGCCTACGTGATGCTCATCGTCGGCCTGGTCGCCATCCTGGTGGACCGGCCCGCGCTCACCATGCGCACCATCGCGGTCGCGGCCGTCGTCGTCATCGCGCTGGACCCGGTGTGCGTCACCGAGCCGTCGTTCCAGATGTCGTTCCTCGCGGTGGTGGCACTCGTCGGCGCCTACGAGTGGTGGTCGTTCCGGCGACTGCGGTTCGGCGTCGGCTGGTCCCGGCCGGTGACGGCGTTCGTCCTCGGCCTCGCGATGACCTCGCTCATCGCCGGGCTGGCGACAGCACCCGCCGCCGCCTACCATTTCCACCGCCTCGCGCCCTACGGCCTCCCCGCCAACCTCACCGCGATGCCGATCTTCACGCTTCTGGTGATGCCCTCCGGGGTGATCGCGCTTGCGCTGATGCCGCTCGGGCTGGAGGACGCCCCCCTCGCGGTGATGCGCTGGGGCCTCGACCTGATCCTGGTGATCTCGCACGCCGCGGCGGACGCCACGGGCGACAGCGGGCTCACCGGGCGGATCCCGGCGGCGTCGGCGATTCTCGCCGCGCTGGGCCTCCTGTGGCTCGCGATCTTCACGGCGCCCTGGCGTGTCGCCGGCGCGCTGTTCGTTGCGGCCGGCCTCGCCATCGCGCCGACCGCCCCGCGATTCGACGTCATGGTCGCCGAGGACGGCGAGACGATCGCCGCGCGCGGACCGGACGGCCGCCTCGGCCTGCTGGGCGACAGCGACGGCTTCGTCGCCAGCTTGTGGCTCAAGGGAGATGCCGACCCGCGCGCCGACGGTGCGGTGCCGGCCGCCTGCGACCCGCTCGGGTGCACCATCCCCCTCGGCGGCGAGCGCCTCGCCCGCCCGTCCTCGGCCCGCGCCCTGGCCGACGATTGCGCCCTCGCCGCCGCGGTGGTGGCGCCGATGCGCGTCCGCCTCGACCGATGCGCCGCCGGCCTCGTGATCGACCGCCGCGACCTGAAGCGCCACGGTGCCGCCGTCGCCTGGCGGCACGGCGCGCAGTGGCAGATCCGCACCGCCCGGCCGTTCGGGCCGACGCGCCGTTGGCAGGTGCCGCCGGACGTCGCCCACGACTGA